The Vibrio quintilis DNA window GGTGTGAAACCGGGCAGGAGCATGCGGTGTTACAACACCTTGGCCCTGAACCGCTGGAAGATGCCTTTTCTCCCGCATATATCGTTGAAAAAGCTGCGGGTAAACGTGTGGCGGTAAAGCAGTTTATTATGGATAACAAGATTGTGGTTGGTGTCGGGAATATTTATGCCAGCGAGTCTTTGTTTATGGCTGGTATTTCTCCTTCCCGGCAGACATCAGATTTGAATCCGGAAGAATGGGAAAGATTGGTTGATACTATCAAACATGTGCTTACCCGTTCGATACAGCAGGGTGGTACGACGTTAAAAGACTTTTCGCAGGCTGACGGAAAACCGGGTTATTTTGCTCAGGAATTGCAGGTATACGGAAAAGCAGGAGAACCATGCCCGGTATGCGGCGCTTTGATACAAGAGCAAAAGATCGGCCAGCGAAACACCTTCTTTTGCTCTGTATGTCAGCGTTAATCAGTTCTTGTTCTGATTAAACGTTTTTCTTCAGTTTCAGCGCTTTTGCCACAATTGGCGGTACGAATTGATCCACATCACCGCCATGGATTGCAACCTCCCGGACAATGGTTGAAGAAAGAAATGCGTACTCTTCAGCAGGTGTCAGGAAGACACTTTCAAGCCCTGGCATCAAACGCCGGT harbors:
- the mutM gene encoding bifunctional DNA-formamidopyrimidine glycosylase/DNA-(apurinic or apyrimidinic site) lyase, yielding MPELPEVEVSRMGISPHLVGEKVKSIAVRTPKLRWDIPFELKNIEGQVIRKITRRAKYLLLETDKGVVLIHLGMSGSLRVLDAPSAPEKHDHVDLYLCNGKVLRYNDPRRFGAWLWCETGQEHAVLQHLGPEPLEDAFSPAYIVEKAAGKRVAVKQFIMDNKIVVGVGNIYASESLFMAGISPSRQTSDLNPEEWERLVDTIKHVLTRSIQQGGTTLKDFSQADGKPGYFAQELQVYGKAGEPCPVCGALIQEQKIGQRNTFFCSVCQR